A window of the Kineococcus mangrovi genome harbors these coding sequences:
- a CDS encoding PLD nuclease N-terminal domain-containing protein, whose amino-acid sequence MIRYLPVVLELVLLVFCLLDCVQTPADRVRNLPKLAWILLIVVLPVVGGVAWLVAGRPARVPQRPEVWYSATPGFPEHERPTGWAGAERGRVDERVAQEQARVDADFDAAVRRARARNPEPPTGAPGA is encoded by the coding sequence GTGATCCGCTACCTGCCCGTCGTCCTCGAGCTGGTCCTGCTCGTCTTCTGCCTCCTCGACTGCGTGCAGACCCCCGCCGACCGGGTCCGGAACCTGCCCAAGCTCGCGTGGATCCTGCTCATCGTCGTGCTGCCCGTCGTCGGGGGCGTCGCCTGGCTCGTCGCGGGCCGGCCCGCGCGCGTCCCGCAGCGGCCGGAGGTCTGGTACTCCGCCACGCCGGGGTTCCCCGAGCACGAGCGCCCCACCGGGTGGGCCGGGGCCGAGCGGGGCCGGGTCGACGAGCGGGTCGCGCAGGAGCAGGCCCGCGTCGACGCCGACTTCGACGCCGCCGTGCGCCGGGCCCGGGCGCGGAACCCCGAACCGCCCACCGGTGCTCCGGGCGCCTGA
- the fgd gene encoding glucose-6-phosphate dehydrogenase (coenzyme-F420): MSVDTHGQPLKLGYKASAEQFAPAQLADFAVQAEEQGLDSVWISDHFQPWRHVDGHAPSALTWLPWVAAKTSRVQLGTSVLTPTLRYNPAVVAQAFATLGVLAPGRAILGVGTGEALNETAVGVDFPETRERFARLREAVRLIKQLWSQERVTFEGDYYRLHDATVYDRPEQPVPIYVAAGGPGVTKYAGRAGDGYICTSGKGMELYSETLLPALREGLEASGRTEQQIDRTIEIKLSFDEDHAKALENTRFWAPLSLSAEQKSQVHDPVEMARLADELPIEQVAKRWIVSSDPEQVARAVQEYVDAGFTHLVFHAPGHDQSRFLTQFTADVVPLLRT; this comes from the coding sequence GTGAGCGTCGACACGCACGGTCAGCCGCTGAAGCTGGGTTACAAGGCGTCCGCGGAGCAGTTCGCGCCGGCGCAGCTGGCCGACTTCGCCGTGCAGGCCGAGGAGCAGGGCCTGGACTCGGTGTGGATCTCCGACCACTTCCAGCCGTGGCGCCACGTCGACGGGCACGCCCCCTCGGCCCTCACCTGGCTGCCGTGGGTCGCGGCCAAGACGTCACGGGTCCAGCTCGGCACGTCGGTCCTGACGCCGACCCTGCGCTACAACCCTGCCGTCGTCGCCCAGGCCTTCGCCACCCTCGGGGTCCTGGCCCCGGGCCGGGCCATCCTGGGCGTGGGCACCGGTGAGGCGCTCAACGAGACCGCCGTCGGCGTCGACTTCCCCGAGACCCGCGAGCGGTTCGCCCGTCTGCGCGAGGCGGTGCGGCTCATCAAGCAGCTGTGGTCGCAGGAGCGCGTGACGTTCGAGGGCGACTACTACCGCCTGCACGACGCGACCGTCTACGACCGTCCCGAGCAGCCCGTCCCGATCTACGTCGCCGCGGGCGGGCCGGGGGTGACCAAGTACGCCGGTCGTGCCGGGGACGGGTACATCTGCACGTCGGGCAAGGGCATGGAGCTGTACTCCGAGACGCTGCTGCCGGCGCTGCGGGAGGGTCTGGAGGCCTCCGGGCGCACCGAGCAGCAGATCGACCGGACCATCGAGATCAAGCTGTCCTTCGACGAGGACCACGCGAAGGCGCTGGAGAACACCCGGTTCTGGGCGCCGCTGTCGCTGTCGGCCGAGCAGAAGTCGCAGGTCCACGACCCGGTCGAGATGGCGCGGCTGGCCGACGAGCTGCCGATCGAGCAGGTCGCCAAGCGGTGGATCGTCTCCTCCGACCCCGAGCAGGTCGCGAGAGCGGTGCAGGAGTACGTCGACGCGGGGTTCACCCACCTCGTCTTCCACGCGCCGGGCCACGACCAGTCGCGGTTCCTCACGCAGTTCACCGCCGACGTCGTGCCGCTGCTGCGAACCTGA
- a CDS encoding bifunctional [glutamine synthetase] adenylyltransferase/[glutamine synthetase]-adenylyl-L-tyrosine phosphorylase translates to MAASTQGRRASANAQLVRAGFADPDRSLKLLRDPALHGVVRAEGDGAFADGTADLVRALGRTGDPDQALLGLVRWAESLTAGVDRESAPGEVEGVAAALNLLRGQDVPETAGTLARLLGVLGGSMALADHLVRHPRHWTVLVSAVPPDPDQLRAELLSAVGAEPGATDPVATAGRSGRTPVDALRVAYRRRLVGLAGRDLAAADPLAVLHLTSAELADLAAAALEAALAIARSELPDHDPGTGPGSWRACRLAVIGMGKTGGRELNYLSDVDVVYVAEPADRAAEDDALAVGAKLAGALQRICSTPTGEGALWEVDAALRPEGKAGPLVRTLDSHLEYYRRWARTWEFQALLKARPVAGDPRLGWDYLTSIAPMVWEASAREGFVGEVQAMRRRVESLIPSKEADRQLKLGVGGLRDVEFSIQLLQMVHGRSDERLRRSANTLEALESLAAYGYVGRHDAGELDRDYRLLRSLEHRIQVHRMRRTHVVPTSENDLRRLGRSLGLRQDPVVALDEVWRGTRRDVRRLHEKLFYRPLLTAVAKLPAADARIDAQLSAEAAAERLAALGYRDPAGALRHLEALTSGVSRRASIQRTLLPVMLGWFADGADPDAGLLAFRRVSEALAGTQWYLTMLRDAGAAAERLASVLSAARMPTELLMRSPEAVSVFADDERLAPEDVAEVVADAEAAAARRDDLAAAVLAARGVRRREQFRTVVADLVGVRDLAGVGRALADADQAVLHVTLRRVVADAERRSGAPLPTRVLVVGMGRLGAGETGYGSDADVLFVHDPLPGADETQAQRAATEVVSELRRQLSAAGSEPALEVDADLRPEGRNGPLVRSLASYRAYYERWSLSWEAQALLRARPVAGDSVLGERFLALVDPLRWPVGGLAETDLREVRRIKARVEAERLPRGADPARHLKLGRGAISDVEWTAQLLQLQHAAEHEGLRSLSTPGVLHAAGAAGLLGDDDVQTLLAAWDLASRARNAVALWRGKSGDSLPTQARDLDGVARMFGFDPGSSREFEELYLRTTRRCRAVVERVFYGRTEE, encoded by the coding sequence GTGGCTGCGAGCACGCAGGGGCGGCGGGCCAGCGCGAACGCCCAGCTCGTCCGCGCCGGGTTCGCCGACCCGGACCGGTCGCTGAAGCTGCTGCGCGACCCCGCCCTGCACGGGGTGGTCCGGGCCGAGGGGGACGGCGCGTTCGCCGACGGCACCGCCGACCTCGTCCGGGCCCTGGGACGCACCGGCGACCCCGACCAGGCCCTGCTCGGTCTCGTCCGCTGGGCCGAGTCGCTCACCGCCGGCGTGGACCGCGAGTCCGCACCGGGTGAGGTCGAGGGCGTCGCCGCCGCGTTGAACCTGCTGCGCGGTCAGGACGTCCCGGAGACCGCCGGGACCCTGGCCCGGCTGCTCGGCGTCCTCGGCGGGTCGATGGCGCTGGCCGACCACCTCGTGCGCCACCCGCGGCACTGGACCGTCCTGGTCTCGGCCGTCCCGCCGGACCCGGACCAGCTGCGTGCCGAGCTGCTGAGCGCCGTCGGCGCCGAGCCCGGCGCCACCGACCCCGTCGCCACGGCGGGCCGCTCCGGTCGCACCCCGGTCGACGCGCTGCGCGTCGCCTACCGCCGCCGCCTGGTGGGTCTGGCCGGCCGCGACCTCGCCGCCGCCGACCCGCTCGCGGTGCTGCACCTGACCTCCGCCGAGCTCGCCGACCTCGCCGCCGCCGCGCTCGAGGCCGCGCTGGCGATCGCCCGCTCCGAGCTGCCCGACCACGACCCCGGGACCGGTCCGGGGTCCTGGCGCGCGTGCCGGCTCGCGGTCATCGGGATGGGCAAGACGGGCGGGCGGGAGCTGAACTACCTGTCCGACGTCGACGTCGTCTACGTCGCCGAACCCGCCGACCGGGCGGCCGAGGACGACGCCCTGGCCGTCGGTGCGAAGCTGGCCGGTGCGCTGCAACGCATCTGCTCGACCCCGACGGGCGAGGGCGCCCTGTGGGAGGTCGACGCGGCGCTGCGCCCGGAGGGCAAGGCGGGCCCGCTGGTGCGGACCCTCGACAGCCACCTGGAGTACTACCGCCGCTGGGCCAGGACGTGGGAGTTCCAGGCGCTGCTCAAGGCCCGGCCCGTCGCGGGCGACCCGCGGCTGGGCTGGGACTACCTCACCTCGATCGCCCCGATGGTGTGGGAGGCCAGCGCCCGGGAGGGGTTCGTCGGCGAGGTCCAGGCCATGCGCCGGCGCGTGGAGTCCCTCATCCCGTCCAAGGAGGCCGACCGCCAGCTCAAGCTCGGCGTCGGCGGCCTGCGCGACGTCGAGTTCAGCATCCAGCTGCTGCAGATGGTCCACGGCCGCAGCGACGAGCGGCTGCGGCGCAGCGCGAACACCCTCGAGGCGCTGGAGTCGCTCGCGGCGTACGGGTACGTCGGCCGCCACGACGCCGGCGAGCTCGACCGCGACTACCGGTTGCTGCGGTCCCTGGAGCACCGCATCCAGGTCCACCGCATGCGCCGCACCCACGTCGTCCCGACGTCGGAGAACGACCTGCGCCGCCTCGGCCGCTCCCTCGGCCTGCGGCAGGACCCCGTGGTCGCGCTCGACGAGGTGTGGCGGGGCACCCGGCGCGACGTGCGGCGCCTGCACGAGAAGCTGTTCTACCGGCCGCTGCTGACGGCCGTGGCCAAGCTGCCCGCGGCCGACGCGCGCATCGACGCCCAGCTGTCGGCCGAGGCCGCCGCCGAACGGCTCGCCGCCCTCGGCTACCGCGACCCCGCCGGCGCCCTGCGCCACCTCGAAGCCCTCACGAGCGGGGTCAGCCGGCGCGCGAGCATCCAGCGCACCCTGCTGCCGGTCATGCTCGGCTGGTTCGCCGACGGCGCCGACCCCGACGCGGGCCTGCTGGCCTTCCGCCGGGTGTCCGAGGCGCTGGCCGGCACCCAGTGGTACCTGACGATGCTGCGCGACGCGGGGGCCGCCGCCGAACGGCTCGCCTCGGTCCTGTCCGCGGCGCGGATGCCGACGGAACTGCTGATGCGCTCGCCCGAGGCCGTGTCGGTCTTCGCCGACGACGAGCGCCTGGCGCCGGAGGACGTCGCCGAGGTCGTCGCCGACGCCGAGGCCGCCGCCGCCCGCCGCGACGACCTCGCCGCCGCGGTCCTGGCCGCGCGCGGGGTGCGCCGGCGCGAGCAGTTTCGCACCGTCGTGGCCGACCTCGTCGGCGTGCGGGACCTGGCGGGGGTGGGCCGGGCGCTCGCCGACGCCGACCAGGCCGTCCTGCACGTCACGCTGCGCCGCGTCGTCGCCGACGCCGAGCGCCGCAGCGGTGCGCCCCTGCCGACGCGGGTGCTCGTCGTGGGCATGGGCCGTCTGGGGGCGGGGGAGACCGGTTACGGCAGCGACGCCGACGTCCTGTTCGTGCACGACCCGCTGCCCGGCGCCGACGAGACGCAGGCCCAGAGGGCCGCGACGGAGGTCGTGTCCGAACTGCGCCGCCAGCTGAGCGCGGCGGGGTCGGAGCCGGCGCTGGAGGTCGACGCGGACCTGCGCCCGGAGGGTCGCAACGGGCCGCTGGTGCGCTCGCTCGCGAGCTACCGCGCGTACTACGAGCGGTGGTCGCTGTCGTGGGAGGCGCAGGCCCTGCTGCGGGCCCGCCCCGTCGCGGGGGACAGCGTCCTCGGTGAGCGGTTCCTCGCCCTGGTCGACCCGTTGCGCTGGCCCGTGGGCGGGCTGGCCGAGACCGACCTGCGCGAGGTGCGGCGCATCAAGGCCCGCGTGGAGGCCGAGCGGCTGCCGCGCGGGGCCGACCCCGCCCGCCACCTCAAGCTGGGCCGCGGGGCGATCTCGGACGTGGAGTGGACGGCGCAGCTGCTGCAGCTGCAGCACGCCGCCGAGCACGAGGGCCTGCGGTCGCTGTCCACCCCGGGGGTGCTGCACGCCGCGGGCGCGGCGGGGCTGCTCGGCGACGACGACGTCCAGACGCTGCTCGCGGCGTGGGACCTCGCCTCCCGCGCCCGCAACGCCGTCGCGCTGTGGCGGGGCAAGTCCGGGGACTCCCTGCCCACCCAGGCGCGCGACCTCGACGGGGTGGCGCGCATGTTCGGCTTCGACCCCGGCAGCTCGCGCGAGTTCGAGGAGCTGTACCTGCGCACCACCCGACGCTGCCGGGCCGTCGTCGAACGCGTCTTCTACGGCCGCACCGAGGAGTAG
- a CDS encoding glutamine synthetase family protein: protein MDRQQEFVLRTLEERDIRFVRLWFTDVIGTLKSVAIAPAELEGAFGEGIGFDGSAIEGLSRVSESDMLLKPEPSTFQVLPWRTTDEHQGTARIFCDILTPDGQPARSDPRFVLKRALDKAAQAGYTFYTHPEIEFYLFKGPLERGATPEPVDYVGYFDNHPGSTTTDFRRTAISTLESMGISVEFSHHEGGPGQNEIDLRYADALTTADNVMTFRTVLKEVARDQGVYASFMPKPLAGEPGSGMHTHLSLFDGDANAFYEAGAEYQLSRTGRQFIAGILRHAAEITAVTNQFVNSYKRLWAGGEAPSYICWGHNNRSALVRVPMYKPSKGQSVRIEYRALDSAANPYLAFALLLSAGLKGIEEGYDLPDGAEDDVWSLTDAERRSMGIEPLPQSLEHATAVMEKSELVAETLGEGVFDYFLRNKRQEWADYRSQVTPFELQRYLPLL from the coding sequence ATGGACCGCCAGCAGGAGTTCGTGCTGCGGACGCTGGAGGAGCGGGACATCCGCTTCGTCCGGCTCTGGTTCACCGACGTCATCGGGACGTTGAAGTCGGTGGCGATCGCCCCGGCCGAGCTCGAGGGGGCCTTCGGGGAGGGCATCGGGTTCGACGGGTCCGCCATCGAGGGCCTGTCCCGCGTGTCGGAGTCGGACATGCTGCTCAAGCCCGAGCCGTCGACGTTCCAGGTGCTGCCGTGGCGCACCACCGACGAGCACCAGGGCACCGCGCGCATCTTCTGCGACATCCTCACCCCGGACGGGCAGCCCGCGCGGTCGGACCCGCGGTTCGTCCTCAAGCGCGCCCTCGACAAGGCCGCGCAGGCGGGCTACACGTTCTACACGCACCCCGAGATCGAGTTCTACCTGTTCAAGGGCCCGCTGGAACGGGGCGCGACACCCGAGCCGGTCGACTACGTCGGCTACTTCGACAACCACCCGGGCAGCACCACGACGGACTTCCGCCGCACGGCCATCTCCACGCTGGAGAGCATGGGCATCTCGGTGGAGTTCAGCCACCACGAGGGCGGGCCGGGGCAGAACGAGATCGACCTGCGCTACGCCGACGCGCTGACGACCGCGGACAACGTCATGACGTTCCGCACGGTGCTCAAGGAGGTCGCGCGCGACCAGGGCGTCTACGCCAGCTTCATGCCCAAACCCCTGGCGGGGGAGCCGGGGTCGGGCATGCACACCCACCTCTCGCTCTTCGACGGGGACGCGAACGCGTTCTACGAGGCGGGCGCGGAGTACCAGCTGTCCCGCACCGGACGGCAGTTCATCGCCGGGATCCTGCGGCACGCCGCGGAGATCACCGCCGTGACCAACCAGTTCGTGAACTCCTACAAGCGGCTGTGGGCCGGCGGCGAGGCACCCAGCTACATCTGCTGGGGCCACAACAACCGCTCCGCGCTCGTCCGCGTGCCGATGTACAAGCCGTCCAAGGGCCAGTCGGTGCGCATCGAGTACCGCGCGCTGGACTCCGCGGCCAACCCGTACCTCGCGTTCGCGCTGCTGCTGTCCGCCGGGCTCAAGGGCATCGAGGAGGGCTACGACCTGCCCGACGGCGCCGAGGACGACGTCTGGTCGCTCACCGACGCCGAACGCCGCTCGATGGGCATCGAACCGCTGCCGCAGAGCCTGGAGCACGCCACGGCCGTCATGGAGAAGTCCGAACTCGTCGCCGAGACCCTCGGCGAGGGCGTGTTCGACTACTTCCTGCGCAACAAGCGCCAGGAGTGGGCGGACTACCGCTCCCAGGTGACGCCGTTCGAGCTCCAGCGGTACCTGCCGCTGCTGTGA
- a CDS encoding NAD+ synthase, producing MPQLRVAMAQIDTTVGDLDGNVAAIREWTARAAADGAHLVLFPETAVTGYPVEDLALRRSFVAASRQAVGRLAAEVADDGNGDVTVVVGYVDQHEGVGRPQNCAAVLHGGRVVGRYAKHHLPNYGVFDEYRIFTPGEDLLVARVRGVDVAVAICEDLWQDGGPVQTADEAGAGLLAVINGSPYERNKDDVRLELVARRAAEAGCPIAYVNAVGGQDELVFDGDSLVVGQDGTVLSRGPQFREALVVTDLDLPAARTPGWEEGVQRITLGEAPVPAFTPRVSEVHDPLPDVADVHAAIVLGLRDYVRKNGFRSVVVAVSGGIDSALVASLACDAIGAENVVGISLPSGYSSQHSRDDAEDLANRCGFEYRQYAIAPVVDAFLATVPLHGVAEENLQARVRGTTIMGLANQEGHLTLATSNKSELAVGYSTLYGDSVGGYAPLKDVPKTLVWELSRWRNAEAVRRGEQPPIPENTISKPPSAELRPDQTDQDSLPPYEVLDAILEDYVEGDRGRADMLAAGFDGTLVDSVLTLVDRAEWKRRQFAPGPKISFKAFGRDRRLPITNRWREPQASDSLTPPVDVKTDAPVTEG from the coding sequence ATGCCCCAGCTGCGCGTGGCCATGGCCCAGATCGACACGACCGTCGGCGACCTCGACGGGAACGTCGCGGCGATCCGGGAGTGGACGGCGAGGGCGGCGGCCGACGGGGCGCACCTGGTGCTGTTCCCCGAGACCGCGGTGACGGGGTACCCGGTGGAGGACCTGGCGCTGCGCCGGTCGTTCGTGGCGGCCTCGCGGCAGGCGGTGGGGCGGCTCGCGGCGGAGGTCGCGGACGACGGCAACGGCGACGTCACGGTCGTCGTGGGGTACGTCGACCAGCACGAGGGCGTGGGGCGCCCGCAGAACTGCGCGGCGGTGCTGCACGGGGGCCGGGTCGTGGGGCGGTACGCCAAGCACCACCTGCCGAACTACGGCGTCTTCGACGAGTACCGCATCTTCACCCCGGGCGAGGACCTGCTCGTGGCGCGGGTTCGCGGGGTCGACGTGGCCGTCGCGATCTGCGAGGACCTGTGGCAGGACGGTGGGCCGGTCCAGACGGCCGACGAGGCCGGGGCCGGGCTGCTCGCGGTCATCAACGGTTCCCCCTACGAGCGCAACAAGGACGACGTCCGCCTCGAGCTCGTCGCCCGCCGCGCCGCGGAGGCCGGCTGCCCGATCGCCTACGTCAACGCCGTCGGCGGGCAGGACGAACTCGTCTTCGACGGTGACTCCCTCGTCGTCGGCCAGGACGGGACGGTCCTGTCCCGCGGGCCGCAGTTCCGCGAGGCCCTCGTCGTCACCGACCTCGACCTGCCCGCCGCGCGAACTCCCGGCTGGGAGGAGGGCGTGCAGCGGATCACCCTCGGCGAGGCACCCGTGCCGGCGTTCACCCCCCGCGTCAGCGAGGTCCACGACCCCCTGCCCGACGTGGCCGACGTCCACGCCGCCATCGTGCTGGGTCTGCGGGACTACGTGCGCAAGAACGGGTTCCGCTCCGTGGTCGTCGCCGTCTCCGGCGGCATCGACTCCGCGCTGGTCGCGAGCCTGGCCTGCGACGCGATCGGCGCCGAGAACGTCGTCGGCATCTCCCTGCCCTCGGGGTACTCCAGCCAGCACTCCCGGGACGACGCCGAGGACCTGGCGAACCGCTGCGGTTTCGAGTACCGGCAGTACGCCATCGCCCCGGTGGTCGACGCCTTCCTCGCCACCGTCCCGCTGCACGGCGTCGCGGAGGAGAACCTGCAGGCCCGGGTGCGCGGGACGACGATCATGGGCCTGGCCAACCAGGAGGGGCACCTCACCCTCGCGACGAGCAACAAGAGCGAGCTCGCGGTCGGGTACTCGACGTTGTACGGCGACTCGGTCGGCGGGTACGCGCCGCTGAAGGACGTGCCGAAGACGCTCGTGTGGGAGCTGTCCCGCTGGCGCAACGCCGAGGCCGTGCGGCGCGGGGAGCAGCCGCCGATCCCGGAGAACACCATCAGCAAACCCCCCTCGGCCGAGCTGCGCCCGGACCAGACCGACCAGGACTCCCTGCCGCCGTACGAGGTGCTCGACGCGATCCTGGAGGACTACGTCGAGGGCGACCGCGGCCGCGCGGACATGCTGGCGGCCGGTTTCGACGGCACCCTCGTCGACTCCGTCCTGACCCTCGTCGACCGCGCGGAGTGGAAGCGCCGGCAGTTCGCGCCGGGGCCGAAGATCTCCTTCAAGGCGTTCGGCCGGGACCGCCGCCTGCCCATCACGAACCGCTGGCGCGAACCGCAGGCCTCGGACTCCCTCACGCCGCCGGTCGACGTGAAGACCGACGCGCCGGTGACGGAGGGCTGA
- the panB gene encoding 3-methyl-2-oxobutanoate hydroxymethyltransferase, giving the protein MAYATEEPTPRRRTRVHHLQQWKDAGERWAMLTSYDAMTAAVFDEAGIPALLVGDSAANTVYGMPTTVPVTLEDMVPLVRAVVAGAPHALVVADLVFGSYEASDEQAVHSAVRLMKEGGAHAVKLEGGLVRASRIRAVVAAGIPVMGHVGFTPQAEHALGGYRVQGRGDAAAQVLADAQAVAEAGAFAVVLEMVPADVAQRVTSTLAIPTVGIGAGAGCDAQVLVWQDFAGLSERTGRFVKKFADVRATLSDAARTYAAEVRDGSFPADEHSF; this is encoded by the coding sequence GTGGCGTACGCGACCGAAGAGCCCACGCCCAGGCGGCGCACCCGCGTCCACCACCTGCAGCAGTGGAAGGACGCGGGCGAGCGGTGGGCGATGCTCACCAGCTACGACGCGATGACGGCGGCCGTGTTCGACGAGGCGGGCATCCCCGCGCTGCTCGTCGGGGACTCGGCCGCGAACACCGTCTACGGGATGCCGACGACGGTCCCGGTCACCCTCGAGGACATGGTGCCGCTGGTCCGGGCCGTCGTCGCCGGGGCGCCGCACGCGCTCGTCGTCGCCGACCTGGTGTTCGGGTCCTACGAGGCCTCCGACGAGCAGGCCGTGCACTCCGCGGTGCGGCTCATGAAGGAGGGGGGCGCGCACGCCGTGAAGCTCGAGGGCGGCCTCGTGCGGGCCTCCCGGATCCGGGCCGTCGTGGCGGCCGGGATCCCCGTCATGGGCCACGTCGGGTTCACCCCGCAGGCCGAGCACGCCCTGGGCGGTTACCGCGTCCAGGGGCGCGGGGACGCTGCGGCGCAGGTGCTCGCGGACGCGCAGGCCGTCGCCGAGGCGGGCGCGTTCGCCGTCGTGCTGGAGATGGTGCCCGCCGACGTCGCGCAGCGGGTGACGTCGACGCTGGCGATCCCCACCGTGGGCATCGGTGCGGGCGCCGGGTGCGACGCGCAGGTCCTCGTGTGGCAGGACTTCGCGGGCCTGTCCGAGCGCACGGGCCGGTTCGTGAAGAAGTTCGCCGACGTCCGCGCCACCTTGTCGGACGCCGCCCGCACGTACGCCGCCGAGGTCCGCGACGGCTCGTTCCCGGCGGACGAGCACTCGTTCTGA
- a CDS encoding ROK family protein, which yields MTQGSSATPSVTRRLRDDNALAVLHHVWDLSGDPRDEGVTGTDLMAATGLSRATVHDVCGELIDRGWLRELANGRGAQGHVKGRPARRYGFDALAGTVVGVDAGQHRIAARVADLRGRTLADVSAVVDHDPVRTPVADRVADVVRTVEAVWERAGSPRVLGVTVGVPAPVGPSGTTEFSGNPYWEFVNPDLAGALARRRGWRVLADNDANLAALAEGWRGSGRGVRHQVTLLAGERIGAGVVEDGRLLRGARGGVGEMRYLDLVEGVGSPDGLGKVLRDLVRAAGGSGAAEDVVAAADAGQELAGTLLETAADRLTRVVVTLVSVFDPDRVVVAGGVAGAAGLVDRVDAGLPRFLDPPHPPVVASTLGRDVVVLGALRRALEEVRADALALSPGRG from the coding sequence GTGACGCAGGGATCTTCGGCGACCCCCTCCGTGACCCGCCGGTTGCGGGACGACAACGCCCTCGCCGTGCTGCACCACGTCTGGGACCTGTCCGGCGACCCACGGGACGAGGGCGTCACGGGCACCGACCTCATGGCCGCGACGGGCCTGTCGCGGGCGACGGTGCACGACGTCTGCGGTGAGCTCATCGACCGCGGCTGGTTGCGGGAGCTGGCGAACGGCCGCGGCGCACAGGGCCACGTCAAGGGCCGCCCCGCGCGCCGCTACGGCTTCGACGCCCTCGCCGGGACCGTCGTCGGCGTGGACGCCGGGCAGCACCGCATCGCCGCGCGCGTCGCGGACCTGCGTGGACGGACCCTCGCCGACGTCTCCGCGGTGGTCGACCACGACCCCGTCCGCACACCCGTGGCCGACCGCGTCGCCGACGTCGTGCGGACCGTGGAGGCGGTGTGGGAACGCGCCGGGAGCCCGCGGGTGCTCGGGGTCACCGTGGGGGTGCCCGCGCCGGTCGGCCCGTCCGGGACCACCGAGTTCAGCGGGAACCCCTACTGGGAGTTCGTGAACCCCGACCTCGCCGGCGCCCTCGCCCGCCGCCGGGGCTGGCGGGTGCTGGCCGACAACGACGCCAACCTCGCGGCGCTGGCCGAGGGCTGGCGCGGCAGCGGGCGCGGGGTGCGCCACCAGGTGACGCTGCTGGCCGGGGAGCGCATCGGTGCCGGTGTCGTCGAGGACGGCCGGCTGCTGCGCGGGGCCCGCGGCGGGGTCGGGGAGATGCGTTACCTCGACCTCGTCGAGGGGGTCGGGTCCCCGGACGGCCTCGGGAAGGTGCTGCGAGACCTCGTGCGCGCCGCCGGCGGGAGCGGCGCGGCCGAGGACGTGGTCGCCGCGGCCGACGCGGGGCAGGAGCTCGCCGGGACGTTGCTGGAGACCGCCGCCGACCGCCTCACCCGCGTCGTCGTGACGCTCGTCAGCGTGTTCGACCCCGACCGGGTCGTCGTCGCCGGTGGGGTGGCCGGGGCCGCCGGGCTCGTCGACCGCGTCGACGCGGGGTTGCCCCGGTTCCTGGACCCGCCGCACCCGCCCGTCGTCGCCTCGACGCTGGGCCGGGACGTCGTCGTGCTCGGCGCGCTGCGGCGGGCGCTGGAGGAGGTGCGGGCCGACGCGCTGGCCCTGTCACCCGGGCGCGGGTGA